One window of the Yamadazyma tenuis chromosome 6, complete sequence genome contains the following:
- a CDS encoding uncharacterized protein (EggNog:ENOG503P0SU; COG:S) has translation MTTVSRKELKQLLKSFHEALEYWAKSLETKKSMEEIKSAQVSDPLDELTKLSKLIKAHVTKVGIIFKPDILQKQVESSYNTLQKLSESNVLLISLAAQLDPNQLSRIFYDEIIDRIKQILLSNTYLVQQLMIIEKTIEANDDGEQVPVSPLEETDGRLVSVGKIWSCCDGLAKVVADGKIGVLNSKFRQSIDLIEDGLEDFAEWVENPEAFDDEDPFGFTDDEESDEDDGATPPETDENKQELKDYGKLWLARFKLVRLLLTSISKSLPSVTSGDTINIIYQAQKAIVSNVDKLIVDLMMSSRIDADTESYAGEITRNCRNLIKVVRDVNKSNEAKVKWCDTWDTKFNKPT, from the coding sequence ATGACTACTGTTTCTAGAAAAGAGCTAAAACAGCTCTTGAAATCGTTTCACGAGGCTCTTGAGTACTGGGCCAAGAGTCTCGAGACCAAAAAGAGTATGGAGGAGATCAAACTGGCCCAAGTCCTGGATCCGTTGGATGAATTAACCAAACTTTCAAAGCTCATTAAGGCTCATGTCACTAAGGTGggaatcatcttcaaaccaGATATCttgcaaaaacaagttgaaagttCTTACAATACTCTCCAGAAACTCAGTGAGTCCAACgtgttgttgatttctcTCGCGGCTCAGTTGGATCCAAATCAACTTTCCCGTATCTTTTACGATGAGATTATCGACAGGATCAAACAGATTCTCTTGTCAAATACATATCTCGTTCAGCAGCTAATGATCATAGAGAAGACCATCGAGGCGAACGACGATGGTGAACAGGTCCCGGTATcaccacttgaagaaacagacGGAAGGTTGGTGTCTGTTGGTAAGATATGGTCCTGTTGCGATGGGCTTGCAAAGGTTGTGGCAGACGGCAAAATTGGAGTATTAAACTCAAAATTCAGACAGAGTATTGACTTGATAGAGGACGGACTCGAAGACTTTGCCGAATGGGTAGAGAACCCCGAAGCgtttgatgatgaggatCCCTTTGGGTTTACTGACGATGAAGAGTcggatgaagatgatggtgcAACCCCTCCTGAAACTGATGAAAACAAACAAGAACTCAAGGATTACGGAAAGCTTTGGCTTGCACGATTCAAGTTGGTTAGGCTCTTATTGACGtccatttccaagtcgtTGCCCTCTGTAACTTCTGGTGATACCATAAATATCATCTACCAAGCGCAGAAGGCCATTGTTTCTAATGTTGATAAGCTAATTGTCgacttgatgatgagttCTCGAATAGATGCAGATACTGAATCATACGCAGGTGAAATCACCAGAAACTGCCGAAACCTTATCAAGGTGGTGAGGGATGTGAACAAATCCAACGAGGCCAAAGTCAAATGGTGTGACACCTGGGacaccaaattcaacaaacCTACATAG